The sequence below is a genomic window from Mycobacterium spongiae.
CACACTCTACGATCACGGCGACGACGCTGGCGCGGCTGAAGCTGCCAACATGGCCAAATACGCTGCGGGCGAAGCATCGACACGCTCTGTCGACCAGGCCGTGCAGTCGCTGGGCGGCAACGGGCTGACCAAAGAGTACGGCGTTGCCGCCATGATGACCGCGTCCCGGCTGGCGCGGATCGCCCCGATCAGTCGCGAGATGGTGCTGAATTTCGTAGCGCAGACCTCGCTGGACTTGCCTCGATCCTACTGAAGCCCGGCTCATGGATAATCTCGTCGACTACGCCGGCCCAGCCTCGTGTGGAGGTCCGGTTGCCAAGCTGACCCTGAACTCACCGCACAACCGCAACGCGCTGTCCAGCGCACTTGTCAGCCAACTACATCAGGGGTTGCGCGAGGCTGCGGCAGATCCATCGGTGCGGGTGGTGGTGCTGGGGCACACCGGAACCACGTTTTGCGCCGGCGCGGACCTGAGCGAAGCCGGCACCGGCGACCCGTACGACATGGCCGTCGCGCGAGCGAGCGAAATGACCGCGCTGCTGCGCGCAATCGTCGAATCACCGCTGCCGGTCATCGGTGCCATTGATGGACACGTAAGGGCCGGCGGGTTCGGCCTGGTCGGTGCGTGCGATATCGCGGTCGCCGGTCCGCAGAGCACTTTTGCGCTGACCGAGGCCCGCATCGGCGTCGCCCCGGCGATCATCTCGCTAACGCTGCTACCGAAGCTGTCTGCTCGCGCAGCCGCCCGCTACTACCTGACCGGCGCGAAGTTCGGCGCCACCGAAGCTGCGGAGATCGGATTGATCACGATGGCCGCCGACGACGTGGGCGCCGCCGTGGCCGCGCTGGTCGCCGACGTGGGCCGCGGATCGCCCCAGGGTTTGGCAGCGTCGAAAGCGTTGACCACCGCGGCGGTACTCGACGGATTCGACCGCGACGCCGAGCGGCTCACCGAGGAGTCGGCCCGGCTGTTCGTTTCCGACGAGGCGCGCGAGGGCATGCTCGCGTTCCTGCAGAAGCGCCCTCCCAGCTGGGTCCAACCCGACGGCGACGCGGGCCGCTAACATCGGGCGGGGCCGGCGCTGCTGGCCGCATCGACGGGCAGATGTTCGCAGTACCCGGCGCACCCGATGGACCCGGGCAGCCTCCGTGATCGACCAGCACTGCTTGGTGCCGCGCCATCGGACCCGTCCAGCGCGACGAATGTTGCGGTTTCGCCATCACCTCTTGCAGCGAAATCGTGAAGTCGTAGGCTCATAGGTGATGAGCAACCCGGCGCACAGTGACGCAAGGAAAGCCCGCGACGACTTTTCGCGTGCGTCGGACACCGACCGAATACAGATCGCGCAGTTGCTGGCCTACGCGGCTGAACAGGGTCGCCTACAGCTGACCGACTACGAAGACCGGCTCACCAAGGCCTACGCGGCAACCACGTACCAGGAATTGGATCGACTCCGAGCCGATCTCCCGGACGCGGCACTAATCCCGCGTCGAGGCGGCGAGTGCAATCCGGCACCGTCTACCCTGCTGCTGGCGCTGTTGACCGGATTCGAGCGTCGCGGCCGGTGGAATGTGCCGAACAAGCTGACCACCTTCGCGTTGTGGGGAAACGGCGTGGTGGATCTGCGCTACGCGGACTTCACGTCCACCGAGGTCGAAATCCACGCGTACTCGATCATGGGCATGCAGACCATCGTGCTGCCACCCGAAATCAACGTCGAGATCCGCGGTCGCGGCGTCATGGGCGGCTTCGATCGCGAGGTCGCGGGCGAGGGTTCCCGTGGTGCACCAACGGTGAAGATCCGCGGCTTCTCCTTTTGGGGCGACGTGGGCATCAAGCGTAAGACGCGCAACCCACGCAAGTAGGCGAGCGCCCGTCATCACCTGCTCCGTTGCCGCGGAGTGCGCGGAAACCGCGTTCACAACGGCACGTGGGTAATCTGTAGCAGCGATGGATGAACCGCTGCGGTATGAGAAGCGCTCCGACGGTGTCGCAATCGTCACCAACATGGATGCGCCGCTGAATCGGATGGGTCTGGCCTACATCGAGCGACTCAGCGAGGTCGTCGACGACATCGCCGGCGACGAGGAAATCCGCGCCTTCGTCATCACAGCGCAGGGACTCGACAACTTCTCGGTCGGGATGAACCTCAAAGAGCTGGCTAAGGGCATCGCGGCCGCCGGCGACATCGACACGTTCTTCGACCGCCGCCTCGATCTGATCCAGCGCATCGAGACCATGGGCAAGCCATCGGTGGCCACCCTGTTCGGGCATTGCCTCGGCGCAGGCATCGAGCTTCCGCTGGGCTGCACGTTCCGGCTCGCCGCCACCGACGGCGCGTCCATTGGTCTGCCCGAGATGCACCTGGGCGCGACTCCCGCCTGGGGAGGTTCGGCTCGGCTGGCCAAAACGGTCGGGCGCCAACACGCCCTGGACATGATCCTGCGAGCGAAGACTCTCGGCGGACCAGCGGCACACGCCATCGGTCTCGTCGACGAGGTGTGGCCAATTGGCGAGCTCAAGAGCCGAGCGACGGACCTTGCCGTCGAGCTGGCCCGGCAACCCGCGCTCGCCGTCCGCGGCGTGCTCGACACTCTTCACGACTGCGAGAGCCGCACGCTGACCGATCTGCTCGCCGCGGAGCGACGGGCAGTTCACGCAACCCTGGGATCCGACGATGCCCGGGAGGGGATGCTCGCGTTTCTCGAGAAGAGAACGCCGGTGTTCAATCGCAATCCGGGCAGCTCTGCACCGACCTGATAAGACTTCCACGGCGCTATCGCCTCCGGCGCGAGCGCAGGTAGTCGCCCACCACCGCCGCTCCCAGACCGTCGAGGTCGGGCACCACGACACGTCCTTCCACGCGCCGCGCAACCTGGTCGATGAACCGCGCCAGCCCCGGGTCACTGCCCAGCCGGAAAATCGTCACTTGCGCACCCAACCGGGCCATGTCATCGAACCCACGCACCGTGTGGGCAATGGTCCGCGGGTGCGGCGGGTAGTCAAAAAAGACCGCAGACCCCTCCCCGTCGAAGTCTTCGAGGTGCGCGGTCGGCTCACCATCGGTAACCACGAGCAAAACCGGCTGCGCGTTAGGGTGCCGGCGCAGATGCCGGCCAGCCAACGCCAGCGCGTGATGCAGGTTGGTGCCCTGCTCGTAGACGCCCTCCAATCCGGTGAGTTCGGCGGCAGTAACCGTCCGCGCGTAGCGGCCGAACGCGATGATCTGCAAGGCGTCCGACCGGAATCGCGTGCACACCAGGTGGTTGAGGGCCAGCGCCGTTTGCTTCATCGGCAGCCAGCGGTTCTCCATCACCATCGAAAACGAGGTGTCGACCAACAACGCGACTGCGGCCTGTGTTCGTGTCTCGGTCTCGGAGACTTCGACGTCATCGACAGCGATCCGGAGGGGACCGGCCGAACCGTCGAGGCGTGCGGTTCCCGCTCGTCGCAGGACCGCATTGGTCAATGTGCGCGAGATGTTCCACGGCTCGGTGTCGCCGAATTGCCAGGGCCGGGTCGCGCCGGTCAGCTCGCCAGCCGCCCCGGCACGTCGGTGGTCCCGTTCGCCATGACGTCCGGAAAGTTGTTGCGCCACATCACGCAGCGCCGTTTCGCCGAGCCTGCGCATGGCTTTGGGCGAAAGTCGCCATTGGCCGTCGGACCCGCGGTCCAAGAAACCCTGATTCACCAGTGCGCGTTCCAATTCGGCAAGGGTGCGGGCATCGATGGCGGCCTGGTCGCCGAGCTGGCGTGCCAGCGCATCGAGGTCGACGTCATCCATCGTCGCACCCGGATAGCTCTGGGAGAGCTGCTCGGCCAGCTGTTCCAGCTCACCGATATCGGCGAGCGCTTGGGCACCTTCACCCATGCCGAACGGATTGTCACCGGAGAACTGCTGCGACCCGGTCCAGTCCTCACCGGGCCGCGCCGCCTGCAGATATCCATCGAGCCGATTCAAGGCCTGCGTCAGCGCCGGAGATCCAAATGCTTGCTGCGCCAGGGCATCCAGTTCGTCACGCTGATCCTGACTGAGGCTGTTCCGGAACCGCTGCGCGGCAGCGGCTCGCTTAGCCAGCGAGTCCAGCAGCTCCTCGACGTTGCCGGGGTTCTCCGGGAAGAACTCGCCGTGCTTAGTCATGAAGTCATCAAAGTCTTGCTGGGTGTCGGTACCGCTGGCGTGTTTGTCCAACAATTCGTTGAGGTCGTCGAGCATCTCGGTGACACGCTCGCGATCCTCGTCAGTGGCGCCCTGCAACGCCTCCTTCATCCCGGCAAAGCGTTGATCGAGCATTTCGCGACCGAGCAGATCCTTGATCTGCTCGTAGCTTTCGCGGGCCTGGCTGCTGCGCCAGTCGTATTCCAAAAGCTCGTTGACGGCCTTGGCCGGCGATTGGGGCAGCGCATCGAGCTGCAGCTCGGCGAAGCGGGCGTCGTCGTCCAGCGCGCGGGCCAGTTCCTTGCGTTCGGCCAGTACCGCCTCGTCGAGCAGCCTCTTGATTTCCTGCAAGGTGCCATCTAAATTATTGCGGCGCAACAATTCCCGTCGGCGCCGATTCGCCTCCGCAGCGAGTCGGTCAGCACCCGGCATGTTCTTGGTGCCGCGCCGCAACAGCTCGGAGAGTGCGCGCCGCGGCGAGGCACCCGTCATGACGTCTTGCCCGATTTGCTCCAACGCCTCACGCAGATCCACCGGCGGCGCCAGCGGGTCGGGCCCCCCGGTGTACGCCGAGTATCGCGTTGCGTGCCCCCGCACCGGCTCAGCCATAGACTGTTTGGCCCTCCCCCGAAACCTTGTCGATCCGCTTTGCGAGATACAGCGCCTCCAAGGCGAGTTCCAGAGCCCCGGCACGCTCGCCCTCGGATTCCGCGTGCAGTTTCTTGGCGATGGTGTCCACGACCGATAGCCCCGGAACCGCGGCCAGCACATCCTTGGCGGACACCCGATCGCCCGTGGTCACCGCGGAACCGCCCTCGACGGCGGCGACCAGCGCGCCGACATCAATGCCCCCCAGCACCCGCGACGCGGTATCGGCGGTCGCGCGGCGCAGCAGGTGCTCGAGCACCGCCTGCTCGCGGCCTTCCTCCCCGGACTCGAACTCCAGCTTGCCCCGCAAGACATCGATCACCGTTGCAAGGTCGACGACGCGGGCCACCGGATCGGTCTCCCCCAGCATCGCCCCGCGGTGTCTGGCGGCGGCGGCGACCGTCTCCGCCGCCGCGATCGGGAACCGTGCCGACACCCCGGACCGCTGATCGATCGA
It includes:
- a CDS encoding enoyl-CoA hydratase family protein produces the protein MDNLVDYAGPASCGGPVAKLTLNSPHNRNALSSALVSQLHQGLREAAADPSVRVVVLGHTGTTFCAGADLSEAGTGDPYDMAVARASEMTALLRAIVESPLPVIGAIDGHVRAGGFGLVGACDIAVAGPQSTFALTEARIGVAPAIISLTLLPKLSARAAARYYLTGAKFGATEAAEIGLITMAADDVGAAVAALVADVGRGSPQGLAASKALTTAAVLDGFDRDAERLTEESARLFVSDEAREGMLAFLQKRPPSWVQPDGDAGR
- a CDS encoding DUF1707 SHOCT-like domain-containing protein, whose product is MSNPAHSDARKARDDFSRASDTDRIQIAQLLAYAAEQGRLQLTDYEDRLTKAYAATTYQELDRLRADLPDAALIPRRGGECNPAPSTLLLALLTGFERRGRWNVPNKLTTFALWGNGVVDLRYADFTSTEVEIHAYSIMGMQTIVLPPEINVEIRGRGVMGGFDREVAGEGSRGAPTVKIRGFSFWGDVGIKRKTRNPRK
- a CDS encoding enoyl-CoA hydratase/isomerase family protein, whose amino-acid sequence is MDEPLRYEKRSDGVAIVTNMDAPLNRMGLAYIERLSEVVDDIAGDEEIRAFVITAQGLDNFSVGMNLKELAKGIAAAGDIDTFFDRRLDLIQRIETMGKPSVATLFGHCLGAGIELPLGCTFRLAATDGASIGLPEMHLGATPAWGGSARLAKTVGRQHALDMILRAKTLGGPAAHAIGLVDEVWPIGELKSRATDLAVELARQPALAVRGVLDTLHDCESRTLTDLLAAERRAVHATLGSDDAREGMLAFLEKRTPVFNRNPGSSAPT
- a CDS encoding vWA domain-containing protein → MAEPVRGHATRYSAYTGGPDPLAPPVDLREALEQIGQDVMTGASPRRALSELLRRGTKNMPGADRLAAEANRRRRELLRRNNLDGTLQEIKRLLDEAVLAERKELARALDDDARFAELQLDALPQSPAKAVNELLEYDWRSSQARESYEQIKDLLGREMLDQRFAGMKEALQGATDEDRERVTEMLDDLNELLDKHASGTDTQQDFDDFMTKHGEFFPENPGNVEELLDSLAKRAAAAQRFRNSLSQDQRDELDALAQQAFGSPALTQALNRLDGYLQAARPGEDWTGSQQFSGDNPFGMGEGAQALADIGELEQLAEQLSQSYPGATMDDVDLDALARQLGDQAAIDARTLAELERALVNQGFLDRGSDGQWRLSPKAMRRLGETALRDVAQQLSGRHGERDHRRAGAAGELTGATRPWQFGDTEPWNISRTLTNAVLRRAGTARLDGSAGPLRIAVDDVEVSETETRTQAAVALLVDTSFSMVMENRWLPMKQTALALNHLVCTRFRSDALQIIAFGRYARTVTAAELTGLEGVYEQGTNLHHALALAGRHLRRHPNAQPVLLVVTDGEPTAHLEDFDGEGSAVFFDYPPHPRTIAHTVRGFDDMARLGAQVTIFRLGSDPGLARFIDQVARRVEGRVVVPDLDGLGAAVVGDYLRSRRRR